From a single Flavobacteriales bacterium genomic region:
- a CDS encoding NUDIX domain-containing protein, whose amino-acid sequence MKKVFNIRVYGILIHENKVLVTDEHRFGKSFTKFVGGGLEFGEGTIDCLKRECREEMDLEIDGISHFYTTDFFQASAFHTSNQIISIYYLVQDFDSRNIRISEREFDFEVSEGAQSFRWIEMAEISPEHFTFPIDKKVAELLSVHASNLR is encoded by the coding sequence ATGAAAAAGGTATTTAATATCCGTGTTTATGGAATTCTAATCCATGAAAATAAGGTCCTGGTTACCGACGAGCACCGTTTTGGAAAATCATTTACCAAGTTTGTGGGAGGGGGACTTGAATTTGGAGAAGGAACTATTGACTGCCTAAAACGGGAATGCCGGGAGGAAATGGACCTTGAAATTGATGGCATTTCTCATTTTTATACCACCGATTTTTTTCAGGCTTCGGCTTTCCATACCTCGAATCAAATCATCAGTATTTATTATTTAGTTCAGGATTTCGATAGCCGTAATATCCGCATCTCGGAACGGGAATTTGACTTTGAAGTATCGGAAGGAGCGCAGTCGTTCAGGTGGATTGAAATGGCTGAGATTAGTCCGGAACATTTTACCTTTCCCATAGATAAAAAAGTGGCGGAACTCCTATCGGTTCATGCCTCTAATCTTCGGTGA
- the mnmA gene encoding tRNA 2-thiouridine(34) synthase MnmA yields the protein MKRVVVGLSGGVDSSVAAYLLKEQGYEVIGIFMRNWTDESVTLHNECPWIDDSTDAMLVAEKLGIPFQTIDFSAEYKDRIVDYMFREYELGRTPNPDVLCNREIKFDVFLDAALKLGADLVATGHYCRRDEIQGPDGPVYRLLSGLDPNKDQSYFLCQVSQEQLSKALFPIGHLQKSEVRAIAARENLITANKKDSQGLCFVGQISLPEFLQQKLKVKEGKVIEIPSDLPMYTDYNSLSDSDLSGLSHPFTYQPEMGKIVGKHDGAHFYTIGQRKGLNIGGTARPLFVIALDVENNIIYTGQGEDHPGLYRKALFIRNDEIHWIRKDLIPGNGGLKVKSRIRYRQPLEDATIIPSPEGWYLKFDRPQKGITPGQFAAWYLDDELIGSGVIHY from the coding sequence ATGAAACGCGTTGTTGTAGGCCTTTCGGGGGGAGTAGATTCCAGTGTTGCCGCCTATTTGCTGAAAGAGCAAGGGTATGAGGTGATTGGGATTTTTATGCGCAACTGGACCGATGAGTCCGTTACATTACACAATGAATGTCCCTGGATAGATGATTCCACAGACGCGATGCTGGTGGCAGAAAAACTGGGAATACCTTTTCAAACCATTGATTTCTCGGCAGAATATAAGGATCGGATTGTTGACTACATGTTCCGGGAATACGAATTGGGAAGAACCCCTAACCCGGATGTGTTGTGTAACCGTGAAATAAAGTTCGATGTGTTTTTGGACGCCGCTTTAAAATTGGGTGCAGATCTGGTGGCCACCGGTCATTATTGCCGGAGGGATGAAATTCAGGGTCCAGATGGACCGGTTTATCGCCTGTTATCCGGATTGGATCCAAATAAAGACCAGAGTTATTTTTTGTGCCAGGTATCGCAAGAACAGCTTTCGAAAGCACTATTTCCCATTGGACATTTACAAAAAAGTGAAGTAAGAGCCATAGCGGCCCGCGAAAATTTAATTACCGCCAACAAAAAAGATTCACAAGGATTATGCTTTGTCGGACAAATCAGCCTGCCTGAATTTTTGCAACAAAAGTTGAAGGTAAAAGAAGGGAAAGTGATAGAAATCCCTTCCGATTTGCCAATGTACACCGATTACAATTCCCTAAGCGATTCCGATTTATCAGGCCTCTCCCACCCTTTTACGTATCAGCCAGAAATGGGTAAAATAGTTGGAAAGCATGACGGGGCTCACTTTTATACCATTGGTCAACGAAAAGGTCTCAACATCGGAGGCACAGCCCGTCCCTTATTTGTGATAGCGCTGGATGTAGAAAATAACATTATTTATACCGGACAGGGAGAAGATCATCCCGGTTTATACCGCAAGGCCTTATTCATTCGAAATGATGAAATTCATTGGATCAGAAAAGATCTGATACCCGGAAATGGCGGTTTAAAAGTGAAGTCCAGAATCAGATATCGTCAGCCCCTGGAAGATGCGACGATCATTCCATCACCCGAAGGGTGGTACTTAAAATTCGACAGGCCTCAGAAGGGAATTACTCCCGGTCAGTTTGCTGCCTGGTACCTCGATGATGAATTGATTGGTTCGGGAGTAATCCATTATTGA
- a CDS encoding glycosyltransferase family 2 protein: MEYPLDISLVIPLKNEEESLPELCAWIDRVCKQHKFSYEAILVDDGSDDNSWSIIQSISSENNNVKGIKFRRNYGKSAALHVGFEAARGRVVITMDADLQDSPDEIPELYAMITEQGYDLVSGWKKKRYDPIMKTLPTKLFNWATRKMSGIYLHDFNCGLKAYKNKVVKSVEVMGEMHRYIPVIAKWNGFKKIGEKVVAHQARKYGSSKFGWNRFINGFLDLFTITFVSRFSKKPMHFFGALGTLMFFIGFILALYMGIDKLFINTAGSKIAERPVFYISLTTMILGTQLFLTGFLAELLVRNSSTRNNYHVEDKTGFSTSDK, from the coding sequence ATGGAATACCCTTTAGATATATCGTTAGTCATTCCTCTGAAAAATGAGGAAGAATCTCTTCCGGAATTGTGCGCGTGGATTGACCGCGTTTGTAAGCAACACAAGTTTAGTTATGAAGCTATTTTGGTGGATGATGGAAGCGATGATAATTCATGGAGCATCATTCAATCGATCTCATCGGAGAACAATAATGTAAAGGGAATTAAATTCAGAAGAAATTACGGCAAATCGGCGGCCTTGCATGTGGGATTTGAAGCTGCAAGGGGACGTGTGGTAATTACGATGGATGCGGATTTGCAGGATAGTCCCGATGAAATTCCGGAACTCTATGCCATGATCACCGAGCAGGGATATGATTTGGTTTCCGGTTGGAAAAAGAAGCGCTATGATCCCATCATGAAAACGCTTCCCACCAAGTTATTCAATTGGGCAACACGTAAAATGTCGGGCATTTATCTCCATGATTTCAATTGTGGATTAAAGGCGTATAAAAACAAGGTGGTAAAATCGGTAGAGGTAATGGGCGAAATGCACCGTTACATTCCTGTTATTGCCAAATGGAACGGTTTTAAAAAAATCGGAGAAAAAGTAGTTGCGCACCAGGCCAGGAAATACGGATCATCCAAGTTCGGGTGGAATCGTTTTATCAATGGATTTCTCGATTTATTTACCATCACTTTTGTGAGTCGTTTTTCCAAAAAGCCCATGCACTTTTTCGGAGCTTTGGGAACCTTAATGTTTTTCATCGGTTTTATACTTGCCCTGTATATGGGAATCGATAAATTATTTATCAATACCGCAGGAAGCAAAATTGCTGAGCGTCCGGTTTTTTACATTTCCCTTACAACCATGATATTGGGAACTCAATTATTCCTGACCGGATTTTTGGCTGAATTGCTGGTTAGAAATTCGTCGACCCGCAACAATTATCATGTAGAGGACAAAACCGGTTTTTCAACTTCCGATAAGTGA
- a CDS encoding glycosyltransferase — translation MRIAIIGPAWPLRGGIANFNEALARALQKEGHQVRLFSFSLQYPGFLFPGKTQFESGATPADLDIDTCINSVNPISWRKSSRKIKAYQPDLVLVRFWLPFMGPALGSICKSLRKKIPVIAITDNVIPHEGRPGDRVFTSYFLKQCHGFIAMSQSVLSDLDKFNVKGPKKLLAHPIYNIFGEAVDRKLALEKLGLDPDYNYLLFFGIIRKYKGLDILLEALSRVDVKKYSVKLLIAGEFYEDDQPYKKFISDHQLEQVVVLHDHFIPSDEVKYYFSAASLVTQTYRTATQSGVTQIAYHFGRPMLVTDVGGLAETVPHGKVGYVTSTQPSVIASSIEDFFLHHREEEMIKNTQLESKRFEWSVFTQGIMDLLAQVEAR, via the coding sequence GTGAGAATTGCGATCATAGGACCAGCATGGCCATTGCGTGGCGGTATTGCAAATTTTAATGAAGCTTTAGCGCGGGCATTGCAAAAAGAAGGACATCAGGTTCGACTTTTCTCCTTTTCACTACAGTATCCCGGATTTTTATTCCCCGGTAAAACACAATTTGAATCGGGCGCAACACCAGCGGATCTTGATATTGATACATGCATTAATTCGGTAAATCCGATTTCGTGGAGGAAGAGTTCCAGAAAAATTAAAGCCTATCAACCAGATCTTGTTTTAGTCCGCTTTTGGCTTCCCTTTATGGGACCAGCACTCGGGTCCATTTGTAAATCGCTGCGAAAAAAAATTCCGGTAATCGCCATTACGGATAATGTTATTCCACACGAAGGAAGACCGGGCGACAGGGTATTCACGTCCTATTTTTTAAAACAGTGCCACGGCTTTATCGCGATGTCGCAATCGGTTCTTTCCGATCTGGATAAATTTAATGTAAAGGGACCCAAAAAATTATTGGCGCATCCTATTTATAATATTTTCGGTGAAGCAGTAGATCGAAAATTGGCTTTGGAAAAATTGGGGCTCGATCCGGACTACAACTACTTATTGTTTTTTGGGATCATTAGAAAATACAAGGGACTGGATATTCTGCTTGAAGCATTAAGCAGGGTAGACGTTAAAAAATATAGCGTAAAATTATTAATAGCAGGTGAGTTTTATGAGGATGATCAACCCTACAAAAAATTCATCAGTGATCATCAGCTGGAGCAGGTGGTTGTTTTGCATGATCATTTTATTCCTTCCGACGAAGTGAAGTACTATTTCAGTGCCGCAAGTCTTGTTACACAAACCTACCGTACGGCAACCCAAAGTGGCGTAACTCAGATTGCGTATCATTTTGGTAGACCGATGCTGGTAACGGATGTAGGCGGATTGGCAGAGACGGTTCCCCATGGTAAAGTGGGCTATGTAACCAGTACTCAACCTTCCGTTATAGCATCATCCATCGAGGATTTTTTTCTTCACCACCGTGAGGAGGAAATGATTAAAAATACTCAATTGGAAAGCAAGCGGTTCGAATGGTCGGTATTTACCCAAGGCATAATGGATTTACTGGCGCAAGTCGAGGCCCGATAA
- a CDS encoding toxin-antitoxin system YwqK family antitoxin: MKVLFFISVMMISLQGVAQTSPQQGQPTKTNQLDAKGQKTGPWTVTYDKTNKVRYKGQFKAGKPYGVFEHYYESGKLKAKITYMTDGKTSRGKYYYENGNLLSEGKYINQKKDSIWLFYDERGKLSSSEKFVNDLNEGKKTVFYLNGSPSEVLNFKGGKRNGEWIRYFEDGKTMIKGAYKDDMYAGEVLYYHTNGKMMLREFYLNGKLEGVRIQYDDEGKEVARAHYKQGKKLEGKEEEAYIKEMEERKNNIQQQKQNGNKGTSGTKPK, encoded by the coding sequence ATGAAGGTCCTGTTTTTTATTTCTGTGATGATGATTTCCCTGCAAGGAGTGGCACAAACGAGTCCACAGCAAGGACAACCGACCAAAACCAATCAACTGGACGCCAAAGGACAGAAAACGGGTCCATGGACGGTGACCTATGATAAGACCAACAAGGTTCGATATAAGGGTCAATTCAAAGCCGGAAAGCCTTATGGTGTATTCGAACATTATTACGAATCCGGCAAGCTGAAAGCAAAAATTACCTATATGACCGATGGAAAAACTTCCAGAGGTAAATACTATTATGAAAACGGAAATCTATTATCTGAGGGAAAGTATATCAATCAGAAAAAAGATTCCATCTGGTTGTTTTATGATGAGCGCGGTAAATTAAGTTCTTCCGAAAAGTTTGTCAATGATTTGAATGAAGGAAAGAAAACCGTCTTTTATTTAAATGGATCTCCATCTGAAGTATTAAATTTTAAAGGAGGCAAACGAAATGGCGAATGGATCCGTTATTTTGAGGATGGGAAAACCATGATAAAAGGGGCATACAAAGATGATATGTACGCCGGAGAAGTCCTTTATTATCACACCAATGGAAAAATGATGTTGCGTGAGTTTTATCTAAATGGTAAATTAGAGGGCGTTCGCATACAATACGACGATGAAGGCAAGGAAGTAGCCAGAGCTCATTACAAGCAAGGCAAAAAATTAGAAGGCAAGGAAGAGGAAGCTTACATCAAGGAAATGGAAGAACGCAAAAACAATATTCAGCAGCAAAAGCAAAACGGAAATAAAGGAACGAGTGGTACAAAACCGAAATAG
- a CDS encoding S8 family serine peptidase, with amino-acid sequence MVWNRGLVLVFLFFFQLSKAQSPFRVFVYFSDKTNTPFTLQHPEDYLSQRSIQRRINQGIAVNATDLPVDPQYLSTLKGINGVHVRFASKWLNGASVELADSNALNQVLALPFVHHAERSFVSSTAQVEKNYVQSDTRESGWQIASDNYYAISYNQINIMNGHLLHDAGFDGTGMMVAVMDAGFPNVDQMSVFSRLRNEGRILGTYDFVDNEVNVYNNYHFHGTTVLSCMAAWDPGHFIGTAPGASYWLFVTENDATETLSEEDNWIAAAEFADSVGVDVFNTSLGYTEFDDTTTNHTYADMDGNTTRITIAADLAASKGILVVNAAGNSGAAPWHYISAPADGDSVLTVGAVMPDKSYAYFSSQGPSYDGRLKPNISAQGMYANIVWPDGVIGLANGTSFASPILAGIATSLWQSSRNKSAMEIYHALEQSGDHYLNPDYMVGNGVPDVALAYQFLNGNSLSSAKSQNEEIAVYPNPFNNEIVVDFYALESENLVIEIITVTGDVVYSERLLVGGKLSHRIQLSGITEPLPRGMYQLKISHSGGIITKKLVHY; translated from the coding sequence ATGGTGTGGAATAGGGGATTGGTGCTGGTATTTTTATTTTTTTTCCAGCTATCAAAAGCTCAAAGTCCTTTTCGTGTATTTGTCTATTTCAGCGATAAAACAAATACGCCATTCACACTTCAGCATCCGGAAGATTATTTAAGTCAACGTTCCATTCAACGCCGAATCAACCAGGGAATAGCTGTTAATGCTACCGATTTACCGGTTGATCCGCAATACCTTTCCACACTGAAAGGGATCAATGGAGTCCATGTCCGTTTTGCCAGCAAATGGCTCAATGGTGCAAGCGTTGAACTAGCTGATTCAAATGCTTTAAATCAGGTGCTGGCTTTGCCTTTTGTTCATCATGCTGAACGAAGTTTTGTTTCTTCCACGGCCCAGGTTGAAAAAAATTATGTTCAATCCGACACCCGCGAATCGGGTTGGCAAATTGCTTCAGATAATTATTACGCCATTTCTTACAACCAGATCAATATCATGAACGGACATTTACTTCATGATGCAGGATTTGATGGAACGGGAATGATGGTGGCTGTAATGGATGCAGGTTTTCCTAATGTAGATCAGATGTCGGTTTTTTCGCGTTTGCGGAATGAAGGAAGAATTTTAGGTACCTACGATTTTGTGGATAATGAAGTGAACGTTTACAACAATTATCATTTTCACGGAACCACTGTTTTATCGTGTATGGCAGCTTGGGATCCGGGGCATTTTATCGGGACTGCTCCCGGTGCTTCCTATTGGTTATTTGTCACCGAAAACGATGCAACGGAAACCTTATCTGAAGAAGACAATTGGATAGCCGCAGCCGAGTTTGCAGATAGCGTAGGTGTTGATGTTTTTAATACCTCACTAGGTTATACGGAATTCGACGATACCACCACGAATCACACGTATGCCGATATGGATGGGAATACCACCCGGATTACTATTGCGGCGGACCTGGCGGCTTCTAAAGGGATTTTAGTGGTAAATGCTGCGGGTAATTCCGGCGCTGCTCCCTGGCATTATATTTCTGCCCCTGCAGATGGCGATTCGGTTTTGACCGTTGGTGCTGTAATGCCGGATAAATCCTATGCTTATTTTTCTTCGCAGGGACCAAGTTATGATGGACGATTAAAACCGAATATAAGCGCGCAGGGAATGTATGCCAATATCGTTTGGCCGGATGGAGTAATTGGATTAGCAAACGGAACTTCATTTGCATCGCCTATTCTTGCGGGAATAGCCACTTCACTCTGGCAATCGTCGCGCAATAAATCGGCAATGGAAATTTATCATGCCTTGGAACAAAGCGGAGATCATTATCTCAATCCGGATTACATGGTTGGTAACGGTGTTCCCGATGTAGCTCTCGCATATCAATTTCTCAATGGAAATTCATTGAGTTCAGCTAAAAGTCAAAACGAAGAAATTGCGGTATATCCGAATCCATTCAACAATGAAATCGTGGTTGACTTCTACGCGCTCGAGAGCGAAAACTTAGTCATTGAAATAATCACCGTAACCGGTGATGTCGTTTATTCAGAACGACTTTTAGTTGGAGGAAAATTGAGTCACCGTATACAGTTAAGCGGAATTACAGAACCACTCCCAAGGGGAATGTACCAATTAAAAATTAGTCACTCCGGTGGAATTATAACTAAGAAATTAGTTCATTACTGA
- a CDS encoding fumarylacetoacetate hydrolase family protein, with protein MKIICIGKNYADHAKELNSAVPTEPVFFLKPDTSLLQKGHPFHYPDFTENLHHEIEIVLKVGKMGKSIEKEFALNYISEVGIGIDFTARDLQEKAKNKGLPWEIAKAFDNAAIISNEMIPLAEAGDLSALTFRLDINGKTVQQGNAAEMVFDIPTIIAYVSRFITLKTGDLIYTGTPAGVGPVKIGDQLEGFLGNKKMLELEIK; from the coding sequence ATGAAAATAATTTGCATTGGTAAAAATTACGCCGACCACGCCAAAGAACTCAATAGTGCCGTTCCCACCGAACCAGTTTTCTTTTTAAAACCGGATACTTCATTATTGCAAAAAGGACACCCCTTTCACTATCCTGATTTCACCGAAAATCTTCATCACGAAATTGAGATTGTACTTAAGGTGGGGAAAATGGGAAAAAGCATTGAAAAAGAATTTGCTTTAAATTACATTTCTGAAGTAGGAATTGGCATCGATTTTACGGCGCGTGATCTTCAGGAAAAAGCAAAAAACAAAGGCTTACCCTGGGAAATTGCCAAAGCATTTGATAATGCCGCTATAATTTCGAATGAGATGATTCCCCTTGCAGAAGCTGGTGATTTATCCGCTTTAACATTTCGTCTCGATATTAACGGAAAGACCGTTCAACAGGGAAATGCTGCTGAAATGGTTTTCGATATCCCCACCATTATCGCTTATGTATCTCGTTTTATCACGTTAAAAACAGGCGATTTGATTTATACCGGTACACCGGCGGGTGTGGGTCCTGTTAAAATCGGAGATCAACTCGAGGGATTCCTGGGCAATAAAAAAATGCTGGAGCTCGAAATAAAGTAA
- a CDS encoding 3'-5' exonuclease, which translates to MKLQLKRPLCFIDLETTGVNVGADRIVEISILKRNPDNSEEVYTKRMNPCMPIPLESSLIHGIYDEDVAASPTFAELANEILQFIGEGDLAGYNSIKFDFPVLVEEFLRCNIDFDIRKKKMVDVQAIFHKMEQRTLAAAYKFYCQKELTNAHSAEADIKATAEVLDAQLEKYVDLKSDVDYLHEFTKPKYVPLDFAGRIVYNEKDIPVFNFGKHKGKAVEEVFKNEPGYYSWMMQGDFPLFTKKIITEIKQNMKAQ; encoded by the coding sequence ATGAAATTACAACTTAAGCGTCCACTTTGTTTTATAGATCTTGAAACCACCGGTGTGAATGTGGGTGCGGATCGTATTGTAGAAATTTCCATATTAAAACGAAATCCGGATAATTCCGAAGAAGTGTATACCAAAAGGATGAATCCTTGTATGCCCATTCCGCTGGAGTCATCGCTCATCCACGGAATTTACGATGAAGATGTGGCTGCCTCTCCTACTTTTGCCGAATTGGCCAATGAGATTTTGCAATTCATTGGTGAAGGAGATTTAGCAGGATATAATTCCATTAAATTCGATTTCCCTGTTTTAGTAGAAGAGTTTCTGCGTTGTAATATCGACTTCGATATCCGTAAAAAGAAAATGGTTGATGTACAGGCTATCTTTCATAAGATGGAACAACGCACATTAGCAGCCGCCTATAAATTTTATTGCCAGAAAGAACTTACCAATGCACACAGTGCTGAAGCCGATATTAAAGCTACAGCCGAGGTGCTGGATGCGCAATTGGAGAAATATGTAGATTTAAAATCGGATGTGGATTACCTGCATGAATTTACCAAACCTAAATATGTTCCACTGGATTTTGCAGGAAGAATTGTCTATAACGAAAAAGATATACCTGTTTTTAATTTTGGTAAACACAAAGGAAAAGCGGTGGAAGAAGTATTTAAAAATGAACCCGGATACTATTCCTGGATGATGCAGGGTGATTTCCCCTTGTTCACCAAAAAAATCATTACAGAGATCAAACAAAACATGAAAGCACAATGA
- a CDS encoding OmpA family protein gives MKLTKAYLLITLFLAAGLSYGQGSERKLLKKARKQLTEGQYAESKQTYAKLIEMNPSKVDYHFEAGLSYFNSEVQKEKSLPYFEEALRRSGKDTIAEIFLYLGKAYHYTHQFDKAIYYYNEFRRFLDGSPDGQLLSQDLTRYIEMCNSGIALLGEENKTLKVINLGERVNTDYSEYTPVVKQDETILIFTGRKSGSTGDQLYMDSKYFEDIYVSYKLDSLTWSFPTKFDSSGIYISSKVNTKSHDAVIGYNENETKLFIYRDKDVWQSELIDGVWSEPVRMNKNVNSRSHEPSVFITPDEQLLYVVSNRGGGFGGRDIYLSHKQPDGTWGPAENLGESINTPFDEDAPFLSHDGKTFFFSSKGHNSIGGYDIFKCEVVGGQLSKPVNLGLPLNSAGDDIFYLVSADNTYSYFSSSRMGGFGDMDIYRVQLDCRNIPNTEIRGLVLAGDKMLPASAKITITDKKTGNLIGTYTSDKYSGKYVIVLPPNNTYQMEMVVDGFEVSRPHTQEFTLPKQCEFFPLFQEINVKRNKDTLTNQLAQESKFKNAMFDVKTNSLEEFKIDRLPEDGSFLNRDANPDLWMALGGRVMHNAVIPGKGIEIFLVNAQNEIVRTTRTNEDGYFQFLHVDPKETYKILIDETDARLSNYGDVQQGSNVDFSLEGTIEKTDLRSKESTPVNEMPVYLVNETKEIVKATATNKVGFFRFKNAEESKRDLALLKDNGAFLYKIDIGDADQLFSSYIKTLDPQTKELYYTEFIDRVYLEKLLKEIPNFENIYFDFDRYFLRQKSIVTLETIATFMIANPDVKIAMDGHCDHKGTDEYNVKLSERRSNAAYNYLLSKGIDRSRMKQAWYGESKPAAANTNPDGSDNPDGRQLNRRVEFKVNIPDVAEFTFSF, from the coding sequence ATGAAATTGACCAAAGCATATCTGTTAATAACTCTGTTTCTGGCAGCGGGTTTGTCCTACGGGCAAGGATCTGAGCGTAAGCTATTAAAGAAGGCCAGAAAGCAATTAACAGAGGGTCAGTATGCCGAGTCTAAACAGACCTATGCGAAGCTGATTGAGATGAATCCTTCGAAAGTCGATTATCATTTCGAAGCCGGTTTATCCTATTTTAATTCTGAAGTTCAAAAAGAAAAATCGCTTCCTTATTTTGAAGAAGCACTTCGCCGGTCAGGTAAGGATACCATTGCAGAGATCTTTTTGTACCTGGGCAAAGCTTATCATTATACCCATCAATTTGATAAAGCGATATACTATTATAATGAGTTCAGAAGGTTTTTAGACGGATCACCGGATGGACAACTTTTATCGCAGGATTTAACCCGGTACATTGAAATGTGTAATTCCGGAATTGCACTTCTCGGTGAAGAAAATAAGACATTAAAAGTTATTAATCTGGGAGAACGGGTAAATACAGATTACTCTGAATATACTCCTGTTGTAAAACAAGATGAAACGATCCTCATTTTTACCGGAAGAAAAAGTGGTAGCACAGGTGATCAATTATATATGGATTCAAAGTATTTTGAAGACATCTATGTAAGCTACAAACTCGATTCTTTAACCTGGTCCTTCCCTACTAAATTCGATTCTTCGGGTATTTATATTTCGAGTAAAGTAAATACAAAGAGTCACGATGCCGTTATTGGATACAATGAAAATGAAACCAAATTATTTATCTATCGAGATAAAGATGTTTGGCAATCGGAATTGATAGATGGCGTATGGTCGGAACCGGTTCGTATGAATAAAAATGTGAATTCGAGAAGTCACGAACCCAGTGTTTTTATTACGCCCGACGAACAACTATTATATGTAGTATCGAATCGCGGTGGCGGATTTGGTGGTAGAGATATTTATTTGAGTCACAAACAACCTGACGGAACTTGGGGACCAGCAGAAAATCTGGGGGAATCCATCAATACACCCTTTGATGAAGATGCGCCGTTTTTAAGCCACGACGGTAAAACATTTTTCTTCTCTTCTAAAGGACATAACTCCATTGGTGGGTATGACATTTTTAAATGTGAGGTGGTGGGTGGACAACTCAGCAAACCGGTTAATCTCGGTTTACCATTAAACTCTGCCGGTGATGATATCTTTTATTTAGTTTCTGCTGATAATACCTACAGTTATTTTTCATCATCCAGAATGGGTGGCTTTGGAGATATGGATATTTATCGCGTTCAACTCGATTGCAGAAATATACCTAATACCGAAATCAGAGGATTGGTTTTAGCAGGTGATAAAATGTTACCTGCCAGTGCTAAAATTACCATCACAGATAAAAAAACAGGTAATCTGATAGGCACTTATACCTCTGATAAATACAGCGGTAAATATGTGATTGTATTACCACCAAACAATACCTATCAAATGGAAATGGTGGTTGACGGATTTGAAGTTTCTCGTCCGCACACCCAGGAATTTACCCTACCCAAGCAGTGCGAATTTTTCCCTTTGTTTCAGGAGATCAATGTTAAACGGAATAAAGATACACTTACCAATCAACTCGCTCAGGAATCGAAATTTAAAAACGCTATGTTCGATGTGAAAACGAATTCACTCGAAGAATTTAAAATTGATCGTTTACCAGAAGACGGTTCATTCCTAAACCGCGATGCGAATCCTGATTTATGGATGGCACTGGGTGGTAGAGTAATGCACAATGCTGTGATACCTGGTAAAGGAATTGAGATCTTTTTAGTGAATGCACAAAATGAAATTGTAAGAACCACACGAACTAACGAGGACGGATATTTCCAATTTCTACATGTTGATCCAAAGGAAACCTATAAAATTCTAATCGATGAAACCGATGCACGCTTAAGTAATTATGGTGATGTGCAGCAAGGTTCTAATGTGGACTTTTCGTTAGAAGGAACCATCGAAAAAACCGATTTGCGTTCTAAAGAAAGTACTCCCGTAAATGAAATGCCGGTTTATCTGGTGAACGAAACCAAGGAAATTGTAAAAGCTACTGCCACCAATAAAGTCGGATTTTTCAGATTTAAAAATGCAGAAGAATCGAAACGTGATCTGGCTTTATTAAAGGATAACGGAGCGTTTTTGTATAAAATTGATATTGGAGATGCCGACCAATTATTCTCTTCTTACATCAAAACCCTTGATCCACAAACCAAAGAACTTTATTATACCGAGTTCATCGATCGTGTGTATCTGGAAAAACTCTTGAAGGAGATTCCAAATTTCGAGAATATTTATTTCGATTTCGACCGCTATTTCCTTCGTCAGAAAAGTATTGTTACCCTCGAAACGATCGCCACATTTATGATTGCTAATCCAGACGTTAAAATCGCCATGGACGGACACTGCGATCATAAGGGGACCGACGAATACAATGTAAAACTCTCGGAAAGAAGATCGAACGCAGCCTATAATTACCTGCTTTCGAAGGGTATCGACCGCTCAAGAATGAAACAAGCCTGGTATGGCGAATCCAAGCCTGCAGCTGCCAATACCAATCCGGATGGAAGCGACAATCCCGATGGACGACAATTAAACCGCCGTGTGGAGTTTAAAGTGAATATTCCCGATGTAGCGGAATTCACCTTCAGTTTTTAA